From Solanum lycopersicum chromosome 4, SLM_r2.1:
CTTTTGATTAGTTTTTGGGGTCTCTCCAATTCTGTCATTGACCATTCATATTCTTTACATTGATATGTTACTTCTAGGTTTACGGACTATATTCAATGATGATAATTTCAGGAAACGAAGTAGGGTATTAAGAAAAACTTCTACTTCTTGTTCACAATTGGttcaatataaacaaaatatagaAAGTAACTATGATGATTAAGAATGCAATGTCATCTAACACTACACCAAAATCAATACTCCTAAATATCGACTTTGAACCCAATGATAATTAACTACTATTTGCTGACAATATAATTATACCGgcaattcatttttaaaattaatacttatttttgttaatttaattaatactttCTTACATTTTGGGTTTTCAggttcaatttttatttttcctttttaacacACGTTTTACATATCTaagatttattttcttgaaaaaatgttcaaatatttttaatgatatgGATTTCgagtatattttaaataaattggaaTACATAGTATAGTATATGTTTCAaagtttattttcaattattttttgtattatatattgaatgaactaagaaaagaaaatacttaATAAGTTATGCACAATTCTATTTAGCTGAGTAATGCACTGTTTCATACACGGGAATGCCATCCCCTACCTCtaaatagtaaaataatgaagaagaggcttaaaagaaatggaagaaaggaattctttttttaaaaaaaaattatgcccAAAAGGAGGTATCAAGTTTGTTCAGCTTTATATAGTAAGATATAtactagaataaaaaaaatattttcatgttgCAACTAAATATGGTGACCCTCGATAAAATCGTCCACAagtattattacttttatttgcCTAACATTAATGAAAATGTCAAATAAATCCCAACACTGAAAAACTTATGACATTTGAAGAAATAAGAGTAAAATAAAGTTCATGAAACGATTTTTGGGATATTTTTGTGAAACATTGCGACGTTTAGGGTTAAGATTTTTTTTGGTCGTTTTGACATAGtaaatgttaaatttatttgaattttttttagtgctttcttctttatattttgaaccccataaaatgaaaatatttacttCACCTTTTGATAGCCACAGACACAGTTAAGATAGAAGACGATTAGACGTGAAAGAAATAGTATTACCACCCTTTGTAGCTCGGAAAGATGAAAGAAGactcaatttcaaaaaatgtttttcaatttttttaattttggttcatcaaaatgattgaaaaaatcTTATTACTTTTAGGAAAAAAAGTTCCTTAAAAATGAGGCTTTATGAAAGTAGAATAAATAAGTTGTATAAGTCAACATAATccaagttaattatatatatccTCTCCCCACCCACGCAATCGCAACCCTCACCCCTTGACCATTCCACCCACACCACCCTTGACCATCACTCTTCATTCCTACCCATCTCCATAATGTTTTGTTCAATAACATATAAACGCTCttgcaaatataataatatataaatgctCTTTCAATAATATATGTTAACTAATCAAACACTAGAGGGACTTTTGTTCTAGTTGGCCAGACCATctataaatttgtatttaacAAAATGTTGTGCCTCGTGTGTTATGTATATATagcaagaaaatatatattgtcaAAAGGTTTTCGTTTTATTCGAAACAACACATAAAGACAGATTCAGAATCCAGAATACAACAACGACAAGCATAATAGTAAAGTTACAACAAAGTTACATCATAAAACACTGGCCCCTCAAGTTAGCACACTGACACATAAACATTAGTGTGAAGTGGATGGAACTGAAGAGCTGCTTTGTCCCAGAAACATGATCTTAGGGTTTTGCTTCTTGATATATTTTCTTGCCCAAACATGCTTCCCATTGATGTTGTACTTTGCTTTTCCACCATCTACAATAGCCTCAAGGAGAGCAGGAGATCTAGTCACAAGCCGCGCATACAACGCTTGCTCATCTTCAGCAACCTCTTGCATGTAAACAGCTTCAACATCATCTCCAAATTTCCTACAACACAATTCAAATATAGCCATAAGACCTTGTGGAGGTAGAGAGGTAGTTTCTACATCATGATAACGATCAAACATTTATAGTCAAACTATCAACTACTTCTCTAAAACAGTAAATACCTTAGCTTCCACACTTGCAATTGGTTTCATGATTTATAATATATCATCAAAGATCTATCAATCTATCGCGAATTAAGATAAGTAACCTTCTATAgagaatgaaattaataatgtaAACACATAAGTTATTATGTTGTTCTACTTAATGAGGGGAGGGGCCGGGTTTAATTTAAGCATAACCTAAAAtgtaataattcaaaaaaagagGGAGCGGATATGTTGCTTAATTTAATCCTTAAGTGTTAGATgattataaataaatgaaaagataaattaattacCTAGTGAAGAATTCCTTGACTTCAGCTTCACTAATTGGATAGCCCTTGGAGAATGTCAAGAAGACAGTCCTATCTTCAGGAGCAGTTTCAGTCTCTTCTTCAAGAATGTTCAAGTTGTTCTTAAACATTTCAGAAATATCACCAATGtcatgatgataattataaggAGTAGGCAACATTTGTGGGATAAAAACTCCACTTCCACTTGAAGAACCATATCGCGGATAATTATGATAAGGTGGCATATATTGATGTACCATTTGATTTGGAACACCATATGGATAACGTAGAAGCATCTCACCACCCGCGCTTGGTACATGGCTAGGGTTCATTGGCACCATCCTACTAGCAGCTGCCCTTGCATATTCATCTATGTTTGATGCACTCACATGACTGTTAGGGTTCATTGGCACCATCCTAGAAGGAGAAGCCCTTGCTATTTCTTCTATGTTTGATGCATTCACATGACTGTTAGGGTTCATTGGCACCATCCTAGTAGCAGCAGCCCTTGCTATTTCTTCTATGTGACTTGGTACAAGGTTAGAGTTCCTAGTAGCAGCAACCCTTGCTAATTCCTCTATGTTTGATGCACTCACATGACTTGGTACAAGGTTAGGGTTCACCATTCTAGTTGGTACCCTTGCTAATTGATCATCTGTGTTTGATGCACCAGCAACCGGTCCCAGTATACTTGGTACCATCCTAGTTGCTGCCCTTGCATATTCTTCTATGTTTGATGCACCACCAACACTTGGTACATGACTAGAACTCATTGACACCATTCTATTAGCCACCTTTGTATATTCATCCGCGCTAGCACTTGGTACAAGAGAAGGGTTGAATGGCACCATTCTATTAGCCATCCTTGTATATTCATCCGCGCTAGCACTTGGTACAAGAGAAGGGTTGAATGGCACCATTCTATTAACCACCCTTGTATATTCATCCGCGCTAGCACTTGGTACAAGAGAAGGGTTGAATGGCACCATTCTAGTAGCCACCCTTGTATATTCATCCGCGCTAGCACTTGGTACAAGAGAAGGGTTGAATGGCACCATTCTAGTAGCCAATTCTTCTAGACTCGATCCATGGCTAGGGTTCATTAATCTGCTAGCTTCTATGTTGGATGGACCGCTATAGAAATGGCTAGGGTTGATAAGTGACATCATTCTACTACTATTAACGGTTCCTAGTTCTTCAATCATGTTGTCACTAGGTATCATAGATTCTATAAGATTACCACCACCACCAATTGGGGCATAAGGAATAGGGTTGTTGATAACATCATCATTTGGTGTTTGGAACAAAGTTGACCTAGAATAATAATTAGGCTGTTTAACAACATGTATATCATCAAAAGCCCTAAAACAAACAGTCTTAAGAGAATTAGTGATACCACTAAAAGCACTTGCCCGATTATCATAAAAGTATTTGAGATTAAAATTCCGCCTCAAAATATTAGGAATCAAAAAAATCTCATCAGGATAATCATTTCCAGTAAATTTTTCATCCTCCGTACATTTGACACACAGTAAAGCCTCATCCACAATTTTGCTAAGTAATTGagatgaaaattcaaaaaggtTAGCCACAAAGTACCGATTCTTTGCAACTCCTTCAATCCAATGAAAAAAAGCCATAACTTTCATCGATTCAGCAGGTTCACACCCTAAAACATTAAGCAACTTACCATAAAGTTTTCGATCAATCATATGAAATCGTTTAAATTCATCATCAGAAATTGGTGGGGATTCATAATCGTATAAAGGAAGAAATGAAGGAGAATTCATTCGAT
This genomic window contains:
- the LOC101251279 gene encoding uncharacterized protein, whose amino-acid sequence is MEKNRMNSPSFLPLYDYESPPISDDEFKRFHMIDRKLYGKLLNVLGCEPAESMKVMAFFHWIEGVAKNRYFVANLFEFSSQLLSKIVDEALLCVKCTEDEKFTGNDYPDEIFLIPNILRRNFNLKYFYDNRASAFSGITNSLKTVCFRAFDDIHVVKQPNYYSRSTLFQTPNDDVINNPIPYAPIGGGGNLIESMIPSDNMIEELGTVNSSRMMSLINPSHFYSGPSNIEASRLMNPSHGSSLEELATRMVPFNPSLVPSASADEYTRVATRMVPFNPSLVPSASADEYTRVVNRMVPFNPSLVPSASADEYTRMANRMVPFNPSLVPSASADEYTKVANRMVSMSSSHVPSVGGASNIEEYARAATRMVPSILGPVAGASNTDDQLARVPTRMVNPNLVPSHVSASNIEELARVAATRNSNLVPSHIEEIARAAATRMVPMNPNSHVNASNIEEIARASPSRMVPMNPNSHVSASNIDEYARAAASRMVPMNPSHVPSAGGEMLLRYPYGVPNQMVHQYMPPYHNYPRYGSSSGSGVFIPQMLPTPYNYHHDIGDISEMFKNNLNILEEETETAPEDRTVFLTFSKGYPISEAEVKEFFTRKFGDDVEAVYMQEVAEDEQALYARLVTRSPALLEAIVDGGKAKYNINGKHVWARKYIKKQNPKIMFLGQSSSSVPSTSH